In Arachis hypogaea cultivar Tifrunner chromosome 7, arahy.Tifrunner.gnm2.J5K5, whole genome shotgun sequence, the genomic window agtagaaacataacaaacccaatttctataattttaatacaaataatttaaattgtagaataaaacaagttaactagatttcaaaatacaagcataattttatcagaaattatttttaatatggaaagaaaattggtgttttggttgaatattgacatttgaagtgtattacaATATTGTGAAAATTATTCAACACGCCCCCACGAGTTGGCTGCCACGTGTTcaacacgccccccacgtgttggTCAGAATGATGCCACGTGTTCACCACGACCCCACGTGTTGCACCACGCCTCCCACGTATTGACTTCCCACAAAAAAATCCACCCATCTATAATTACATCACATTCTtccattttcaacaaaaacaccaattttttccatacaaaaaaaattagcctaattttataaactaaattctcataatagaagcataatagaagtataatgaaaaaaaaaattctcaaggacctatttatccttcgaactttatttgtaaaatgacgtcaaggacttatttgtccttcgaacttttttccccttccaacgtggcaccgtaacggacacctgtacaccgtttcagccacgtcagccattccgttaggtgtatgagaggcaaatagacggaaggactaaattgtcctccgtttgttaaagtcagaaactttttttatttaaattttgtcagagatgtatttgtcaaaagtttGAAAAGTCAGGACCTATCTGTCTTTTCCCTTAAATTTATTAGTGTTCtaaatatttgtaatttgtgCATAAAAGTGTAGTCCTAATAAAAATTAAGAATCGACAGATCAAAAGAAAagcccaataaaataaaaagccCAAGGCCCAAAAGTAGTGGATTGCGTTTTCTTGGTAGACATTATAGCCTCCTCACACACCTCACTTCACACTATTCTCTCGTTCTCAACGCAATTTAGAGAGAGGCCAAGCCGTAACCCTTGGCCGCCGCTCTCTAttgtcttctacttcttcttcttctcctctcaatTTTTGCTTTCACTCTTTCAGGTTCGTTCCCTACAAAATTtctccattttttttctcttactCTTCGATACTTTCTCCATCTTTTCATACTgattcattttgttttttttttcctgcctCTTCCGAATGTGTTTATTTGTGTCGATTCGATTCTTATGTTTTAAATTGAATTGTCTTTGTAGATTCAGTTCTTACATGAATTTCTTAAAAGCTCTCTGTAGTTTAagatctgttttttttttctgttatcgTAATTTCACTGTTTTGATTGTtagtacttttttttccttttttcattGTGAGTGATAGATTGTGGTTGGATATACGTATATGATATGTAGCCTTTGACAAAGTATTTTTACTTGCGTCTTTGGAAGTGATGATTCTCTTTTTCACATAAAATATCTTTGAAACTACGTATAGTTCCTTCATCTGTGTTTTAAGTTTTGTTAGACCGCAGCAGAGTCATATTTAAGTGTACCATAAATTGCTTATTTTCGTTTAATTTATTTTGCCTGTGATGTCTTACTGTTTAGCTAATGATTTTTTGACTTGGTGTTTCAGCTCTGAAGGATTTCTTCTGTGGGAAATAAAGACTAGTCAAGATGGTAAGTTGAATACTAACATGGGTTTTAACATTCGATTTATTCATCTCTATAGGATGAGTTTGCTTAATATCTTAACTGTGATTTGCTTATGTATTTGCAGGTGAAGTTCACAGCTGAAGAGCTCCGTCGTATTATGGACTACAAACACAACATTCGTAATATGTCTGTGATTGCTCATGTCGATCACGGTATGAATTCTTTCGATAGCTTGTTTTGTTATGTTTACTTCCTCTGTGGTGCACTTTCAGCATCTACATGATGTTCCCCCTCTATGCGTATTTAATATGTATTGGTATTTTGTGTTTGATCAAgtttaaaatgttattttcatGATATATGAAATTTGTCcaagttcttttttatttttcaaagttaATTTTTACGTGATATAAACTACATCACTTTCTTTGTTTAggtttttttaaaccaaaaataTGTTTTCTTAAACAAAAATCAGGCATATATTTTTCAACCAAAACGTACTGTTGCAAACACAAAAATGCCTTTATGTAGCGACTTTTAACATTTTTACTTGCATATACGATagagaaaacatgtttttttctACTACTCCTTGTGTGTGTTTTTTGGTGTGTATGCAACATCAACAAATGCTTTTGTCACATCCGTTgctactttttttcctttttataagAGTTGTACTGTAttgttttgttatattatatagtTTCTATGGTTGGTTTATATGAACTACACTTATATATAGTTTTCCAAACAAATTGCAGGAAAATCAACCCTCACCGATTCTCTGGTGGCTGCTGCCGGAATTATTGCACAAGAAGTGGCAGGGGATGTCCGCATGACTGATACCCGGGCAGATGAAGCTGAGCGTGGTATTACAATCAAGTCTACTGGTATTTCTCTCTACTATGAAATGAGTGATGAGGCTCTCAAGAATTACAAGGGAGAGCGCCAAGGAAATGAGTATCTCATCAATCTCATTGATTCTCCCGGGCACGTCGATTTCTCATCCGAGGTTACTGCTGCACTCCGTATTACTGATGGAGCACTAGTGGTGGTGGATTGTATTGAAGGTGTCTGTGTGCAAACCGAAACTGTTCTGCGACAGGCCCTTGGAGAAAGGATTAGGCCTGTTCTGACTGTCAACAAGATGGACAGATGCTTCCTAGAGCTCCAGGTGGATGGAGAGGAGGCATACCAGACATTCTCAAGGGTTATTGAGAATGCCAATGTGATCATGGCTACATATGAAGATCCATTGCTTGGTGATTGCCAGGTGTACCCAGAGAAAGGAACAGTTGCTTTCTCTGCTGGTTTGCATGGCTGGGCCTTTACCTTGACGAACTTCGCAAAAATGTATGCCTCAAAATTCGGTGTTGATGAATCAAAGATGATGGAAAGGCTCTGGGGTGAAAACTTCTTTGATCCTGCTACAAAGAAATGGACCAGCAAGAACACCGGTACTACCACATGCAAGCGTGGGTTTGTACAGTTCTGTTATGAGCCCATCAAGCAGATTATCAACACTTGTATGAATGATCAGAAGGATAAGCTCTGGCCTATGTTGCAGAAGTTAGGAGTCACCATGAAATCTGATGAAAAGGACTTGATGGGTAAAGCATTGATGAAACGTGTCATGCAAACGTGGCTTCCAGCAAGTACTGCCCTCTTGGAAATGATGATATTTCACCTTCCATCTCCAGCTAAGGCCCAAAAGTATCGTGTTGAGAACTTGTATGAGGGTCCCCTGGATGATCAATATGCTGCTGCTATTAGAGCCTGTGATCCTGAGGGTCCACTTATGCTCTATGTCTCTAAGATGATTCCTGCTTCTGACAAGGGTCGGTTCTTTGCTTTTGGTCGTGTTTTCTCTGGGAGAGTGTCCACTGGTCTGAAGGTCAGAATTATGGGACCAAATTATGTTCCTGGTGAGAAGAAAGACCTGTATGTTAAAAGTGTGCAAAGGACTGTCATTTGGATGGGAAAGAGGCAAGAAACAGTGGAGGATGTTCCTTGTGGTAACACAGTTGCTATGGTTGGGTTGGATCAATTTATCACCAAGAATGCCACATTGACAAATGAGAAGGAAGTTGATGCCCACCCCATTCGAGCCATGAAGTTTTCTGTCTCACCTGTCGTCCGTGTTGCTGTTCAGTGCAAGGTTGCATCTGATCTTCCTAAGCTTGTTGAAGGTCTCAAGAGGTTGGCCAAATCTGATCCTATGGTTCTCTGTACTATTGAGGAATCTGGAGAGCACATTGTTGCTGGTGCAGGGGAGCTTCATTTGGAAATTTGCTTGAAGGACTTGCAAGAAGATTTCATGGGAGGAGCTGAGATTATCAAATCTGACCCTGTTGTGTCTTTCCGTGAGACTGTTCTCGAGAGGTCATGCCGCACTGTGATGAGCAAGTCACCCAACAAGCACAACCGTCTCTACATGGAAGCTAGGCCAATGGAGGATGGTCTTGCAGAGGCCATTGATGATGGCAAGATTGGACCGAGGGATGACCCCAAAGTCCGTTCCAAGATCTTGTCTGAAGAGTATGGTTGGGACAAGGATCTTGCCAAGAAAATCTGGTGTTTTGGCCCTGAGACCACTGGACCCAACATGGTTGTTGATATGTGTAAGGGAGTCCAATACTTGAATGAAATCAAGGACTCTGTGGTTGCCGGTTTCCAATGGGCATCAAAGGAAGGTGCTCTTGCTGAAGAAAACATGAGAGCCATCTGCTTTGAAGTCTGTGATGTTGTCCTTCATGCTGATGCTATCCACAGAGGTGGTGGTCAGATTATCCCTACTGCCAGGAGAGTCTTCTATGCTTCCCAGTTGACAGCAAAGCCCAGACTTCTCGAGCCTGTCTACCTGGTCGAAATCCAAGCTCCTGAGCAGGCCCTTGGTGGTATTTACAGTGTCCTGAACCAGAAGCGTGGACATGTGTTTGAGGAAATGCAGAGGCCGGGAACTCCCCTCTACAACATCAAGGCCTACCTCCCTGTCATCGAGTCCTTCGGATTCTCCAGCACCTTGAGAGCCGCAACTTCCGGTCAAGCTTTCCCACAATGTGTCTTTGATCACTGGGACATGATGTCTTCAGATCCATTGGAGTCCGGATCACAAGCTTCACAGCTTGTTATGGATATCCGTAAGAGGAAAGGTCTGAAGGAGCAAATGACTCCCCTCTCTGAGTACGAGGACAAGCTTTAAAATTTTCCTGCTATTACATGTTATGGTCTTAGTTGAGTTCCTACCCATTAAAAAACTGTTTTCTTAGTTTTTTAGGTTTTGTTATCTATTCTTGTTTTGGTCTCTGGGTTATTGTACTTGGAATTATTTACCTCTGCATTGATGTGTATCTTATCTAAGATTACATTGATGTTTGTCATAGTACTATTTACTATTCACGAATTTTGCTTAAACGATGGTTTCCAATAATcgtgttatttttttcttatcattGTGATTGATGGCTCAACAGGGAATATTTGGATTTTTCCTTTTTGGGTTAAGGAATATTCAGAATTTAATGATTGAGCAGTTGGTTTTGGACTCTTCCGTGGAAGTGTTTTTATATGGGAAAGTGTTTTGTTCTTATGAATACCGGTATGTTTACTAGGGGAGTTAAACTCCAAAATTGCCTTCGAATTTTTCGAGTTTTCCTGATATCTACATGGAATTACCTCTAACGTTACAGATTTCTTGTTAACTATTTATTTCTTACTACAAAAATGTGCTCTTAATCCTGTTACCCTTCTAAAAAGTATCCAACGAAAGTTGTATATTTTCATGGTGCTTGATATTATTCTCGAGTTTTTCCCGCGATTTCATGCAAGATGTTACAATTTTCAAGATTTGATGAAGTGTAGGAATATGTAGATATTAGTTAATATAATTTTCTAAAACAAAACACTATCtatctattcttattatataaaagttgataCCTTAGTTTTAagttatatatatgttttttaatgATGTCATGtcagcaattttatttatttggcaaaatttgaaaatcaactaatcattttttaataaaagattttaaaagaatcAAAAGAATTTTacctattattattcaattaaaacataaaatactaattaaatacaataaaaatatattagaagtgttatgataataattataaaaattttcagtTATAAACATTAAAATTCTATTATGAAAATAAAGATTAGGGtttgaaaagagaagaaagatgaaagaGAATAGGAAGAATAAGAgatgattttgttaattattgaTGCACACATAACATCACAAGGGGACTATTTATAGCTAAGGGCCCAAATTTCTAGTTGACTCAGCTAGGTTACATCTATAACTTATTCTATCTACTTGAAATTTAAATTATGGTTACAATCTAGGATATCCATAATAAATATATCTATGATACTCGTGCTTGGATGTTCATATAATACGTTAGATAGCTGCCTCGTTAAAAATCTTACAAGAAAAAATCCGGAGTAGGATAAAAAGCATGGTTAAGGAAAAGAGTATAGCGCGTATTACTTCTCCTAATAATTACATCACTTGATATCTTTTAACTGGTGCATCCCAATCTTATATACTAACTTCTCAAATGTTGAAGTAGGTAGTGTTTTAGTGAACAAATATGCTAAATTATCATTAGAACGAATTTGTTAAACATCTATATCACCACTTTGTTGAAGATCATAAGGATAGAAAAGTTTTTGTTAAATATGCTTTGTTTTATCTCTTTTGATGTATCCCTCTTTTAGTTGATGTATGCAAGTAGAGTTGTCTTTGTATATGACTGTTGGTATTTTCTTCAAAGGTAAACTACACATATCTTGAACATGTTGGGTGATTGACCTAAGCCGAACACATTCTCGAGTTGCTTCAAGAATTGCCAATATTTTTTCATGATTTGAGGATGCTGCAGCTATGGTTTGCTTTGTTaagtggtacacgaaatcgtgatacacaacttcgtgcagctgaccagcaagtgcactaggtcgtccaagtaataccttacatgagtaagggtcgatcccacggagattatcggcttgaagcaagctatggtcatcttgtaaatcttagtcaggcggattcaaatggttatgagttttgataattaaaatgtaattaaaacataaaataaaatagaaatacttatgtaattcattggtgggaatttcagataagcgtatggagatgctttgtcgcttctgaacctctgcttttctgctaccttcttccaaccatgtgttacctccttccatggcaagctgtatgatcctctcggatgaaaacaaatccatctgTGCTGTCactgcagggctaatcatctgtcggttcctgctagcgtcggaataggaccattgtccttttgcgcactgtcacttgcacctaacattcgcaggtttgaagctcgtcacagtcatcccttcccagatcctactcggaatatcacagataaggtttagactttccggatcccggatcctactcgaaataccacagacaaggtttagattttcgaatcccaggaatgctgccactggttctagcctataccacgaagatactaatctcacggactcggtcccctgtattagatatcctagagaatatactccagctggcgtccaatgactacattgaacatcatgtagaccgcttttgtggttgtcaggcacacggatcttggctaagcgagtaacgaagattgggtgattgtcacgggtcaccctttcattctgacttaactgaattaagaacaagagtatatcttggagaagaagtaggcatgaattgaaggaaaaaacaatagtacttgcattaatttctgaagaacagcagagctccacaccttaatctatagggtgtagaaactccaccgttgaaaatacataagtaaaaatagggtaggcatggccgaatggccagcctcccaaaacgtgaacaatggtcaaaaagatgaaaatacaatagtaaaaagtcctatttatagagaactaataacctagggtttacagaaataagtaaatgatgcagaaatccacttccggggcccacttggtgtgttcttgggttgagcattgaagctttcacgtgcataggcttctcttggagttaaacgccagctctagtgccagtttgggcgtttaactccagcttttatgccagtttgggcgttttacaccagaatttttatgctgacttggaactccagtttgggccatcaaatctcggaaaaagtatggactattatacattgatgaaaagcccaagatgtctactttccaacgcaattaagagcatgccaattgggcttctgtatctccagaaaatccacttcgagtgcagagaggtcagaatctaatagcatctttagtcctttttcagcctctgaatcagatttttgctcaggtccctcaatttcaaccagaaaatacctgaaatcacagaaaaatacacaaacttatagtaaagtctagaaatgtgattcttgcataaaaactaataattatatactaaaaactaactaaatcatactaaaaactatataaaaacaatgccaaaaagcgtataaattatccgctcatcattaagaGCCAAGATATAATTGTTCCTTTACTTGTGAATAGATAACCTGTTTGTGAGCTATCTTTTTGTGGATTAGAAAAAAACCTGCATCTGCATATCCAAATAATTGAAATGCTGTTTCATTAGAGTAAAATAAATCCTTATCAATATATTCTTGAAGATATCTTAATATATGTTTAACACTATTCCAGTGTGTTCTAGTTGCATAAGAACTAAATCTCGATAATAAGTTTCCTGAAAATGCTATATATCTGGTCTTGTATTGTTTGCGAGATACATTAGTGCATAAATAGCACTAAGGTaaggtacttcaggaccaagggatttttctttacttttacaAGGTTGAAATGGATCTTTATCCACATCTAGTGATCTCACTACCATTGGAGTACTCAATGGGTGTGCCTTGTCCttgtaaaattttttcaaaagtttCTCAGTATAAGTTGACTGGTGGATGAATATACCATCCCTCAAATGTTCAATTTGTAAACCAAGGCAAAATTTTGTGTTGTCAAAATCTTTCATTTcaaattatctttttaattaatctatgattttttgaatttcttcAGAAGATCCAATGattaaatcatcaacatatactGCAATAATAACAAATTTAGATTCAAAGCTTTTTATGAACACACATGAACATACACGATCATTTTTGTACCCATCTTTCAATAAGTATTTACTGAGACGTTTATACCATATAAGCTCAGATTATTTTAATCcatagaaaaattttaaagtcTTACTGAACAAATTTTCAGAGAATTATTATATGCTTCAGGCACTTTGAATCCTTTAGAAATTTATCAATTGAGTCGTATAAATAGGCTGTAACAACATCCATTAGATGCATGTCAAGTTTTTTATGCACTTCTGACTAATAAGATATCTTAACGTAATTGCATTAACAACTTGTCCTTCTGAGACATTTGTTCTTATTGGTGCATTTGTAGCTGGAATGTAAGATTTGGTTACTCTCTTTAGGTTAGTAAATATGTTTGGCAAATGATTTGCAATATTTTGCATATAAATTAACTTTTGTACTTCTAGCTTGCATTGTCTAGTGTGATGATCTAAATGAAATAATGACAATGTATTCTAAGTAATCTCTTTTTTCAATTGTTTGTTTTCTTCccctaattttgaaaaaattgtttCATCAAAGTGAAATCATAAAATTTTGACTTAAATAAATCACCCGTCATGGATTCAAGGTATTTTATAATTGACGGTATTCATAACCAACAtatatttcaaatcttttttaggTCCTATCTTTGTGCGTTATGGACTCGTGGTGGAGTAATTGGGACATAAATTGCACATCCAAATATCTTAAAATGAGAAATGTTTGGCTCCTGACCGCGAGCTAGTTGTAATGGAAAGAATTTAAGATAACTTGTTGGTCTGATGCGTATAAGTGTTGCAGCATGCAAAATAGCATGCCCCACGCTGAAATAGGAAGTTTAGTTCTCATAAGTAATGATCTGGCATTTAACTGGATGTGTTTAATTAATGATTCTACTAGACCATTTTGAGTGTGTACATGAGCAACAGGTTCTTCTATCGTAATTTCAGTTAACACACAATAATCATTAAATGCTTGTGAtataaattcaccagcattatcaagatgtATTATCTTTATAACATAGtctgaaaaataagtttttaatttaattatttgagcTAGCAATCTAGAAAATGCCATGTTGTGCGTCAATAGTAACACAAACATGGGACCATCACAAAAAACATGGGACCGTCACAAAGATGTATCtcttaaaatcatgaaatatTTAAATGGTCTACATGGGGTGAATGGACCCACATATATCACCCTGAATATGTTCCATAAAAGATGGTGACTCAATCCCATTTTTTTCTTGTGATAGTcttgtaattaatttttcttgAGAACAAGTAGCACATGAAAATTCATTAAATTgaagaattttatgttcttttagaGGATGATTAAATGAATTCTCGATGATTCTTCTCATTATAATTAAATCCGGGTGTCATAACTGGTCATGCCAAATTGTAAatacatttatatttataaacttctggtttactaTGGCATGTGATTCCACATTGTTAATAGTGGTGTAGTATAAACCAGAAGAGAGCAGGTAATTTTTATAATACACATTTTTCTCCCGATGTCATAATTGTAATATAGagatattcattatttttttctcttgcaGTTTTTACATGGTATCTATTTTAACGGATATCTTTAAAATATAGTAAATTTCTATGAAATTTACTTGATAGTAATGCATTGTTTATAAAGAACTTAGTTCCTTTAGGTAATACTATAGTAACTCTTCTGGAGCCTTCAATCATTTTTGCACTACCAACAATCGTACGtacatttttttctttgtaaCAAGAGAGACAAAATGTCTTTTATCTCTAAGTATTGTATGTGTTGAAGCACTGTTAGCAAGACATACTTCTTCATTATTGAATTTGAGTGAAGCATGAGAAATATCCATATCCTCAttacgaaaataaaaataaattaccattaataaagaaaaaataccaaaatttcaaaagcaaataaaaattgcaaccaaaaggaaaaaaactaacgataaagaaagaaaaacatcTAAAAAAAGGATAgatttctaattaatattcttctaaaaaaatttgattcaTCTAAATGAGTAATATTACTTAGGTCACCAAAATGAGTTGGTTTAGATGTGTATGGGTTGCTAATATCAAGAATGTTAATAAGGTCTGCAAAGATATCATCAGTGAATTTCAGTTCCATTTCAACACCATTAGCTTCAGCTTCATCTCTTTGTGTAGTCAAATTGACCTATTACTTTTGTCCCTTCGTTTTGATAGATTCTAGATATATCTTGACAAAACATTCAGGGATACGACATATATGCGATCAATGACCTTTTAATCCACATCGATAGCACAAAATTTTCACATTACGGCTCGAAGCACGCTTCTCATATTTATTCCACTTTTGGTTATGAGTAGAAACTCTATTGTTCCATTTGCCACGTCCACGTCCACGGCCATGACCACGGTTTCGACCATTATtctgataataattttttatgttcaCGAGATGCCACATTCACTTTAGAAAAAGCAGTTGAGCCAGTTGGACAgacttcatgatttttcattAACAATTCATTATTTTGTTCTGCCAATAGGAGACAACCTATTAGGTTAGAATACTTTTTGAAACCCTTTCTGCGATAATGTTGTTGTAACAGCACATTGGAAGCATGgaatgtgaaaattttttttccattaaaTCCTCATCAGTGACTTCTTAACCACACAATTTCAGTTGAGAACTTATTTTGAAAAGTACAAAATTATATTCACAGACTGTTTTAAAATCTTGAAGCCTTAAATGTATTAATTCATAACGAGATTTAGACAATAATACAGTTTTTTgatgttcaaacatttctttcaAATTTGCGCATAATTCTTGTGGATCTTTAACAGTTAAGTATCCTACTTTCAACCCTTCATAAAAGGTGATGAAGTAGAAAAATAAGTGCCTTAACCTTATCTTCTCTTGAAGATTCTAGTTCTTTCTTTATGGTATCCCCAAACTTCTTGGATACCAAATGGGTTTCAGCATCAAGTGtcgattctaaataatttttgctCGTTAAATCAAGAACGGCAAGTTCAAGCTTTTGCGAATTTGACATGATAGatctattaacaaaaataaataaaagtaggtAAATAGCCACTACAAGAAATTACCAGAATAGCGACCGATTCTGGTGGTTGCAAAAACCTTGGTCGCTAATTAAAAAATAGCGACCAACTTCAGTCACTAATCGTTAGCAACCGATTTTTAAACAAAGCTACCAAACTAGTACCAAACGATATTGGTCGTTAAATCGGTTGAAAATAAAATCGTTCACTAAATAGCGACCATCTTTTATGTCGCTAAATTAGTCGGTTGAGAGAATCAGTCGCTAAATCAGTCACTGATAAAATCGATCATTAAATCGGTCACTGATgtctagtttaaaaatttaaaatcagtagcTAAATCGGTCACTGTTGCTAATTTCCTAATTATTGATTTTTACTAATTTCACATATACCactattaaaacttaatttttataaataattatatttcaacaaaatataaaagaatcAAATATAgatcaattttttaaataaatatcgaGAATATTCATACTATCTATATCgaaatatagaaattaaaaaaaagacaaaattaataaatacatCAAATTTATGATCTACAATTCAAATATACATTGATGGCTTTACAGCCAATGATCCTAAATGTATgcaaaaatcaagcaaaaaaaaaatttcattacaTAAAGTAGAAAAAACCCTTAAGAAAACTAAAACTTCTTTGATTGAGTTGACTTCTCTTCCTTAGGGATCAATGTCTCATATTTTGAATCAATTAAAACTGCAAAAGTTATTAACATAATTAGAACTCAAAACACAATTTATAAATAAACAATTTCCACTATAGTATATTAGCATATGAATATAATATAAGTTGATGCTCTATACAAGAAACTGTTCATGACTTCATGTTATCATGCCATTCATTAAACCCAAATTATATTGCACCGTTTACTATATATTACTTTACAAAGATAAAACAATTATTAAAAATGTATAAGATTATTGAAACTTACATTCTCCACGTGAATTAGCCATAATTGCTTCTTGCTTGGCCTTTTCCGTATTTCCAAATCCAACAACCAGTCTACAATAGCATCTGGATGTAGAATAGAATAGAATTAGGCACATAAACCAGTATCAGTTTTCAAAGTTCAGACTAATGCAAAAAAACAAAATGGAAGTGCTGAACGTATCTCATAAACCAAAGTAGtttaatatttctattttataaaaaatgaataatataatattaaatgttaatattttatttatgcataATCATGTCCTACTATATGCACCTGCCTGCAATAAATTCGATGTGTCTCTTATTGCATTACAAACAATTTTCATAGCCTTTGCCTTCTGTAAACAATTTCCATGCCTGCACATATTTTATACATTTGGTTGATAATAAAACTTAGAAGTATATCAAGcttgattaattataattcaagTCCATGCTTACATGACCAAGAAGGTTAAAGTGGGTGATCTTGATGATTGAATCCTCTGTTTCTCTTCCCACTTATGACAAGTAGAATCACTGGAAATGTATGATAAAAGTAAGTTTGGGCAAAAATTGGACTGCAGCAACCCCCCAAAAGCATACTCTTTCACGACCCACCCTGCATCTACAGCAGAAAACTTAAACAGGACTAAAATATGGAAACA contains:
- the LOC112702907 gene encoding elongation factor 2 isoform X2, whose amino-acid sequence is MVKFTAEELRRIMDYKHNIRNMSVIAHVDHGKSTLTDSLVAAAGIIAQEVAGDVRMTDTRADEAERGITIKSTGISLYYEMSDEALKNYKGERQGNEYLINLIDSPGHVDFSSEVTAALRITDGALVVVDCIEGVCVQTETVLRQALGERIRPVLTVNKMDRCFLELQVDGEEAYQTFSRVIENANVIMATYEDPLLGDCQVYPEKGTVAFSAGLHGWAFTLTNFAKMYASKFGVDESKMMERLWGENFFDPATKKWTSKNTGTTTCKRGFVQFCYEPIKQIINTCMNDQKDKLWPMLQKLGVTMKSDEKDLMGKALMKRVMQTWLPASTALLEMMIFHLPSPAKAQKYRVENLYEGPLDDQYAAAIRACDPEGPLMLYVSKMIPASDKGRFFAFGRVFSGRVSTGLKVRIMGPNYVPGEKKDLYVKSVQRTVIWMGKRQETVEDVPCGNTVAMVGLDQFITKNATLTNEKEVDAHPIRAMKFSVSPVVRVAVQCKVASDLPKLVEGLKRLAKSDPMVLCTIEESGEHIVAGAGELHLEICLKDLQEDFMGGAEIIKSDPVVSFRETVLERSCRTVMSKSPNKHNRLYMEARPMEDGLAEAIDDGKIGPRDDPKVRSKILSEEYGWDKDLAKKIWCFGPETTGPNMVVDMCKGVQYLNEIKDSVVAGFQWASKEGALAEENMRAICFEVCDVVLHADAIHRGGGQIIPTARRVFYASQLTAKPRLLEPVYLVEIQAPEQALGGIYSVLNQKRGHVFEEMQRPGTPLYNIKAYLPVIESFGFSSTLRAATSGQAFPQCVFDHWDMMSSDPLESGSQASQLVMDIRKRKGLKEQMTPLSEYEDKL
- the LOC112702907 gene encoding elongation factor 2 isoform X1, giving the protein MYLQVKFTAEELRRIMDYKHNIRNMSVIAHVDHGKSTLTDSLVAAAGIIAQEVAGDVRMTDTRADEAERGITIKSTGISLYYEMSDEALKNYKGERQGNEYLINLIDSPGHVDFSSEVTAALRITDGALVVVDCIEGVCVQTETVLRQALGERIRPVLTVNKMDRCFLELQVDGEEAYQTFSRVIENANVIMATYEDPLLGDCQVYPEKGTVAFSAGLHGWAFTLTNFAKMYASKFGVDESKMMERLWGENFFDPATKKWTSKNTGTTTCKRGFVQFCYEPIKQIINTCMNDQKDKLWPMLQKLGVTMKSDEKDLMGKALMKRVMQTWLPASTALLEMMIFHLPSPAKAQKYRVENLYEGPLDDQYAAAIRACDPEGPLMLYVSKMIPASDKGRFFAFGRVFSGRVSTGLKVRIMGPNYVPGEKKDLYVKSVQRTVIWMGKRQETVEDVPCGNTVAMVGLDQFITKNATLTNEKEVDAHPIRAMKFSVSPVVRVAVQCKVASDLPKLVEGLKRLAKSDPMVLCTIEESGEHIVAGAGELHLEICLKDLQEDFMGGAEIIKSDPVVSFRETVLERSCRTVMSKSPNKHNRLYMEARPMEDGLAEAIDDGKIGPRDDPKVRSKILSEEYGWDKDLAKKIWCFGPETTGPNMVVDMCKGVQYLNEIKDSVVAGFQWASKEGALAEENMRAICFEVCDVVLHADAIHRGGGQIIPTARRVFYASQLTAKPRLLEPVYLVEIQAPEQALGGIYSVLNQKRGHVFEEMQRPGTPLYNIKAYLPVIESFGFSSTLRAATSGQAFPQCVFDHWDMMSSDPLESGSQASQLVMDIRKRKGLKEQMTPLSEYEDKL